The Tachysurus fulvidraco isolate hzauxx_2018 unplaced genomic scaffold, HZAU_PFXX_2.0 HiC_scaffold_38_np12, whole genome shotgun sequence genomic sequence ggtccgactctaaataaactaatatctcggagtatatgtaactgaTATGCAGAGGTGTCaagtaacgaagtacaaatacttcattactttactcaagtagaaatTTTGAGTATCTATACTAATGTATAATTATACTAATgtagtaattattttttagcagACTTTTTACTTCGACTCCTTACATTTTACGCAATTATCTGAActttctactccttacattttaaaaatagcctcgttactaatatttcatttcagcttgtcatcattaaaaaaaaaacatcacgataaataataaatttttaaaaatcgcAGCCATCCGGATAGAGAGAATGTGATTGTGGTTGGATGAGAAGTATAAACATTGTACGCCCCCTgcatcaatgcctgtactgggtgttttagttgcaaaacttaaatgtaagtaacgtattcaactaaagttatgattacaaagaacttttcaaatgtgttaattGATTGTATTATATCTGCGGGCAGCGGCGggataaaataatttatgacATTACGCCATTGTGAATTACGTCATTACAGCAGGACggaaaagaactggtgaactggattatcGAACCGATCCATTAaaacgaactgtccgaaagaagcggttcgcggaaaagaaccggACTTCCCATCACTATTTCACTcgtcacaaaatggagctgctgactttcactttcattacagtttatCGATGGGCCCATTAACCACTGATAACATCCATTCAATAGTGTGATAACATTCGAAGCGGGTGAGAGGGGAGAAGGgcagagacgcagacacacacacacacacacacacacacacacacacacacacacacacacacacacacacacacacacacacacacacttctcgcGCTCTGTTACAAGATGTGGTGCTGGTTTGTTTGTATATCATTGATGGATTGACTGctcaaaataaatcatttaatatatatatatatatatatatatatatatatatatatatatatatatatatatatatatatatatatatatatatttgtactaAAACATGAATTTTGCAGTTTGGTCTTTTTAAGGGCAGTGTTCAAGATGTGAAGACAAGTGATAGTtctattaatttaaattttgtactttaaaatgtgcagttttactgTATTGGGGTCATAAAACCAGTCTGTGTTGtcctttaaatgaatgaaataaagctGTGTTGCTTCAGTAGTACCGCACGTTGATCAGCAGATTGCACACATGCGCAGATAGAACGCAAATGGTTCAATTTTCTCTTCTGATTAACGCCATTTTGTGCAGTTCGTTTTGTGTTTATGCGGAGACACAGTTAATATAATTTacttatttgcatttatatttatatttataaagattAGAATTGTGAATTACAATTTACATAATTTCCAGACGTATTTCACGTGTGTAATTTAcctttttttacacattattattattagtcactCTGCATTCTGTTTTTGTTCGTATGTGATATTTTCCACTTTTTGCAATttgatataatataaattattccataaaaagacaaataccTTTTTTTCAATTGTTAATTATTAGCATTTTCCCCATTTATGTGTAAACAGATGGCCAGGGTTAGCACTAAGTGGTCAAAGATTTGCCTTTCATTGGTGAATTTAAGAACAGATGTCCAGCCGTCTTTAATGAGGTAAGTCTCTGTAACGTCAGCTATAATAACTTACATGGTTGTTGTAATTTTGAATTTTTAAGAATTATTCACGATTATTTGGTTGGTTCATTTGTGGTAATGTTGTATGTGATCAGAGTTGGGATTTATGCATCTACAATTAGAACAACATAaagacaaaatttaaaaaaaatgcaattgtgAATAAGCTAACTGCTTATTGGCTTTTTGGTCACACTTTTAAGGATGTCCCCATCGAAAAAAGACGTGAATGCATCCTAAAAGCCCTCGTTGTTTATGTGAATGAAGACCCCTCAGACCTTGTGAAGGAGTACATGGTAATTTAAGCCTGTTAAACATATCACTAATACCAATTCCCCTTTCACCTGGATTTTATGTAATTACATATTATTGTATTTGAATTCTTTAGGATGTTGAACATGATGAAGCCCAAACCTCGATGCGCAACACCACCCTAGGAAGCTACGTCATCAAACCTGAAGGGGCACATGCCACAGACCCTTACCAATATGTTGGCATCATAGTTGAAGGCATCAAAATACTTGAAAACCTAAACAATGTTGCCGAAGCATGTTCTATGATGCTTGGTCTAATTTATGCATTAAACTTGGCCTATACACAAGACTTCAGATAcacatttgaaacattttaaaagctttttatgGAGCTAAATGCCAACAATCTGTCAAACAAGGTCCATGTCCTGAAAAATAAACTTCTTTTGTAAGTATTTACTCGAAGTAATGTTCAAGAGGTGGTACTTATGTTTCCTCAATGATGTTACACTGTTGGCTTGTTACAGCACATTTGTTCCAGGACTGACCATGTTACACTTTTTTCATTATCGATCtcgttttaaataaatgctttattttttcccaaTTTAAAGGAGGCACAGATTGCAAGAGAGACTTTTCACCCACCTAATTTAATTTATAGgcaatgcttttatttttttgaattttACAGTCTGcttttaataataagaaaacagaaagcagttttaaagaTACAGATTTTGAACAAATAATTTTCGTTGGACATTTGTAAAAGGTATGTTCTTGAATACATTAAGTGCATTTACAGTGTATTAGTTGAAAAATGTACTGCTTACTTTTGAAGAAGAAAGTGTTTGACTTCAGTGTGGGGGGAATGTTGTATGGTGAGGTCTATTTATGTCTGTGCGTAATGTCTTGGCACTGTTAAAAGCCTGTGATGTGTCCTAAATAAAGCGACCATCAAGAATGATTTCTCTGAGTATTTACTGGTCGGTATCTCAAGATACTACAATTACACTTCCAGTTATttcttaattatataaatatattgaaacattaaatgcaaaaaataaataaattaaagtctacaaaaaatgatttataaaacgGTCATCCTTATCCTGAATCCTTTGTGGgtttttacaaacatttaagCAATGAAAAGTGTTTATGAGAGCTTATGACTAAACCTTGGAACTACATTGGCTCCTCAAACTGTCAGTCAAACCTCATAACTCTGCCCCGCCTCTATCGGAATAAAGTGCTGCATGCAGTTTGGAGATCTCTGTTTGTCTGCAATGCAAATGTAGGTTAAATGTTTGAATAAGTAACGTTACAGCGTTTTTACTCATAAAACACTGTCTATAAAggccagtgttgtataaagtactagaaagcaatacttgagtaaaagtacaaatatcgtactagaaaaagacttcggtagatGTAAAAggtaccttttagaatattactcaagtaaaagtcttaaagtatctgatatttactgtacttaagtatcaaaagtcattttctgatatttaatgtacttaagtatttgaagtaaaagtaaaatttcagtgattttcggtaggcataagagcaaatgaataaataaaagggcacaaaaataaatgtaatttcctCAGACAGGTGTAgtagcttttattattttgattcctAAATTCATGATGCTCACTTTGATGAGAATATTAAACATAGAAGAGGATGTATGTTTATAACTGAATTTTgctaaataaactataaatatttGACTGAAACCTGTCTATTAATATCTGTTTGCATGAACTTGAACTTTGAAATTTTGTAACTGTTGCCCCGCTTCTTACATCTGGAGCTTCGTACTTTTAATTCCTTTCTATGGTATAGCGCTGGGCAGGGGCAGTtatagggtttcatctttagagGGTTTTAgctctcagtgagaatttaaaacaagtagagttttatattatatattatatgactacatagtaagccaaaagttatggtattattaaatggcaaaagtggacaccaaaattttatgcatgatgtaatgatgccagttttGAAtgagatcagttcatgtatgtgtgcgttctctacaaacagtgtgtccgatgaatgacgtcattaataaaaaaaaaatattcacaagacaaagaccaaatcaataaatgttatttttatttagtattgaatggattgtttgtattaatattttgtttttgctacaactctggtaataagaatagtgacatttcacttcTGTTAGTTGCCGTCTTTGCGATTAACgtttatagataaatgcctccagctccgactgcgcgtgcacgctgcgcgtgcctgtgcttctccgtagagcgtgcggagtgtaatgtaatctaggtgcagtgattcaccaaacctcccttattgcagtcacacacattccttctgattttattttgtagtaacaagtaacgaagatgcttagtataaaagtatacatttttatctaggaaatgtagtcgagtaaaagtgaaaggtggcaaatttaaatagcaaagtaaagtacagatatgtgaaatttctacttaagtacagtaacgaagtatttgtactccgttacattacaacactgataaaggctaatgttttttatttaaagagtcTTTGTCAGATATTTGCTGTGTAGTTGTACTAGCCAATACTGTTTTAAGTACTGTTTTACCTTTTAAATCATGACATATTGTCCACATGtattcaacaacaaaaacagcgaTTACAATAAACTTTATATCCTGTAATGTTAATATAATGATGCACTTGTCTGACCATATATAAAGCCATGATACCAATTTTGATGacacataattatttaaaaaatacgaGGTTTCCACCCGACAGCAATGATATGTAGcctaaatttgttgttttatcagCAGAAACAGCGTGTAACTAACTTATTCCTACCTGACTTAAGCTCAAATTTcacattaaatgtcattttaatgtaGGATTATGTCCACTTTTAATGAAGCAGTGAAGCGTGTTTGTACAATTAATTTTAACGCTTAGTGATTTGCCGTCTGCTGTGGGATGTTTTATAAATCAAAACTGTGCCGTGACAAAAACATTAGGGAAACAGTGACACTGATCTCTTTCAGTTATTGTtctggatcttctacatctgaatatgaatgattcagctcccaaactgctggaaatgtgggacgtgttctaacgctttACCACCATAACtgatttatcctggaaaaaacgTCTGAGGAGAGACGCCTGTCctacaccagacctggtgagtgtcttatgctaaatgctgaaaaacacaaaaggaTCGAATTACAAACACAttgcttatgaacaacagaagcataaataaacacattagatgtgacattttacagcacacagtgaatattacacaatatcatacagtaaagagacagtaagtcagtaactcactgtagtgtctccagtttacagtgtggatccttcagtagatcagagagcagcttcgctcctgattctcctggattattatcTTTTAGATCCAGtactctcaggtgtgatgaggagtttgacctcagagctgaagccagagcagcacaaccttcatatgTAATACTGCAGCTCTCCatcctgaaagaaagaaaaccttctcacacttaacacactcagttttagtattgaaaacatgaactacacaaaatctttatatacagtacatttactctccatctcacacacacaacaatgacaatatatcagatcactacaattacagttatcacagaggagaactggatgttgtagtgtttattaaaactgggtgtgtgtgagtgtgtgtgtgtgtgagtctgtgtttgtgtgtgtatgtctgtgtgtgtgtgtgtacccaagtatctccagtgtacagtgtggatccttcagtacatgacagagcagcttcactcctgaatcctgcagtttattgtaactCAGGTCCAGTTTTCTCAGACTGCAGGAGTTTGACCTGAGAACTggggacagaactctacagctttcctctgtcagatcacagtcccacagactggaagagaaatgatgaagtgttttatttatttctctgatagtgaattgaggtgtttccatcagtgagaaataaagtgtccacctgaacacaaggttctaatgtcaagataaaaatataacatgaacatctgtgtacagatgtgacAAGTAAGAATGCGCATCACAGAGAAAAGGATCCTGCGATTTCTCACCACAtcacatttctcaaaaatcggagaccctgcctttaagtgttccctttatttatttttttgagcagtgtatataTAGGCTATTGTAAAGATTTCTGTTTAAAAGCTTCTATAGAAATAAAGATATGATGATTAGAATAATTCCTCAAaatttaaaggtgtgtgtgtgtgtgtctgtataccTCAGTATCTGCAGTCTACAGTTTtgatccttcagtccatcacagagcagcttcactcctgaatcctgcagtttattgttagTCAGGTCCAGAattctcagactggaggagtttgagctgagaactgaggacagaactctacagctttcctctgtcagattacacccaattagactggaagagaaatgatgaaatatcagaacactgatctcaaacacacaaacacagccataatccagctaaagttgaagatgtaacagaaatgtcagtgtgtttgtgtcacacacacaaatcagaggacaggacaccacatcagcacatttacaggagcagggacgtctttctgcactccacaatctctcagctacaatttattataagaccattaggtcatgtacataacacacacatgtgagagcgagcagcctacaaacactacactctgatctgtgttcaagtttctacacccaacactgcagatacagtgcattttattacagaacataaagaattatacactaccaggtaataacatgacaatactagtcgtactttacactcagttatatgttggatttcacagagacactaaaacagttggtgtgtgttgttctctgtgctcgtacacgtACAAATCTTTCACatccagacctctgattttacacacacactggttcaggtgtttggtgtggacctgagtacaggtggagtgttcacttacatccaaacacatccaaacgaaagagaaagattatataaacattcttaattatgatttacattttttaggaaatatagatgtgtaaaaatctctcatctatcataaacaatgtaaataaaggatattagaaataacattgtactgtttactacagatgtcactgttactatttcaacacaacttagtgaacccttctttctccacagagtaaatgggatcatgtctttcatgcctccacaactgagaagtgaaagacatgatcccatttactctgtgggGAAAGAAAGGTCACATCAGTACGACTGCACACAGTATCAGatataaacaaagtcaaacttcttacttttaaatgagtgacactgtatatacacaggtattagctttagatggatcaacatacagGGGCGGTTGACGTGACGTGATTTTAATGTAACATAGTCTAAGTACTcactaaaatgtgttttttcttacaACAATCATATGTAAATGAAGCAAATTACTGTATTTTATGTTGTAGTTTTACTTTtggatgaaaaaatattttttgttcctgtttattTAAAGGCTTTTATGCCAAATGTCCTGCGGTGTGACTGTAACATAAATGagacattaaatataaacagctaTAAAATAAACCAGCAACATTTGGAATAATTCATAAGAGCTTTggcattattttacaaatattaacttaataaaataagttttttacatacaaaaacaatatacagGAATATTTACAACAAGCTAAATTTTGTAACATAAATGCCTTTCTGCGGCGTGACATCGAAGTTCAGGCGCCGTTAGGAAGTTATGACTTGCTGTCCAGGAAAGAGGGAATGAAAATGCAAGTAAAATGGATAGAAGAAAAGAACATAGAAGAATTTGATAAGCTACTTCCATCTGGGCTGCCAGCTGTAAAAGGCATATTAAGCACACACCAGATCTATTCGACAACACCAGGGCAAGGTGTTTCATAGGACAGAGTTGCTTCTACAACTATCCATGTGTGTGGGTGCTTCAGGATAACACAAGTCACAATGACACCTGACAGACCAATTCATGAGGTGAACTCTTCTCTTCCTTCAATGGATAGAGATGAACAATAAGAGGAAATTGACCAAGAGGTGTTGGAGGTAGGAAGATTCATCATTGTGAAATATGATGATAAATGATATGTTGGCCAAATCGTGGAAATTCGGGGAGAAGAAATACAAGTTAATTTTATGGCACAACATGGAGATAAGAGTGCTTTTCAATGGCCTGAGAAAGAAGATTGCATTTTCTACTCTAGGAGTGAATTGGGGGTGATATCGGAGCCGGAGTCCGCATAATTAGCCAACCTGGACTGGCTCATGTTCAGCCTACAACTCTGTGTTGCCAAATAATTTCTACAACATGAAATTATCTTTTAAATGTCTTGTTCATGACTTTAATTCATTGACAGTTCTTAGAAATCGTGTTTAAGGTCATAGATCCTAGTCTATTTGATAAAAGTAAAACCTCCAAAATGTTTACTTTTGCAACAGCCTGGTGCACTAtagttttagtgtttatttttaaggagATAGATTGATGAATGTTAGATAAAAAATTAAGTGAATTGTCTCATATGATAAAAGTGCCACATCCAAAAAGTCAACCTCTTCAGTACACTGTTCATGTGTTATTCACTGCATTCTTTGTTCAACTTCATGTTAAACATGCTTTTAATAAGATTTCTTGAGAAAGAATAACTcataagataaaaatgaaaagataaaaaGTCTTTATGATATTATCAGTTTATGATAAGTTCAACAATTCAACTTGCTTTATGTCCTGTTAAtgacagtttattttaaatttttttgttaataaacaatAGCCACTAAAGAATAGCCACTTATGTGTGAACTGTGCCTCATTGTGTCTGTAATGGgtcaaaaaatgtaatttgtaaGTTTGATTACCCCCCATTAATACGTGAATATATTTtctcatgtttaattttttttaattacattacaaaattAGAGCTTTTCAGAAAAACATCTGCCATTACGCCGCCACAACACTAGAGGGTACATTGGGTGCGCATGAAACACGTGAGAGAGCTACTTCCCCCTGTTTAACGCgcacagtaataaactgacTGCCGCTTGGAGCGCATCTAACTTTTGTTCTCTCGTGTTTCTGTCAGTTTATTCTCTGATCCACAGTGATCCACCTGTGTATCATTTGCTGCCGGCACAGATATCCCCTAGGTCTGGGGCCGGTAACATGTCCTGTGGTGTGACATCACTTTAAATGCAACTGAATGCCTCTTAATTAAGTTAATTCGACTTTTATCATGATGTAGCTATTAAAGCTactatcacaaaaaaaaaaaaaaacagtgcagtaaGACTCTCGTtttatgaaatatttctatGCGAGTGAATGAGAAAAGAAGGTGCAAGTAAGGAGTGGAACTGAAAAACAGTGTGAAAAATAACTATGTTGAATGTCGATGATTTTTAGAAAAGGCTTAAACGTTAACATATGTGATTTGCAGTTGAAATCAGTAAtatttgtatacagtattttctcTTTACTGTACTGTGGTGTCACACTGCAGGACATTTTATGTCTGTTGCTGTGAAAAAGGCTTAGAAAATAGCATAAAGAAGGGGAAATTCTataaaacagtaacagtgacaccAACTTCAGCCTTTGAACATtataatttcatatattttgtttgaaaattgtcacataggaaaaaaaaatactgtttcaCCTCTATTTGTCAAGTGCCCACAGACACATTCGTAGGAAAtctaacccaccttgtaggtacaaatctaacacaacactactgtgtgttacactaaaggatttgtgtaggtgggcttcaggTGGCTATAAGTGACCTGGTACTTCCTgaagagtgtagtgtatattgtataatacaCAGTGTGGAACTAGCTTTGAACAGCACAACCTCCCCAAACCTAGCAAGGTAAGTGAGACGTCCGACTCCAAGGTAGCTGCCAGAATCACAACACATCATTTAACTTCAATTTAACTGTCATTATTGTCTTCTCTTATGGAACACACTTTAGCCccagtattaataaaaaataatgtgtcagATACGATCACAATACACCTTCCACCTTCCACGAGATGAAATtcaatacaataaagaaaatccACTCTTTCCAGTACGGTACAATTCAGTATTTTGTTCCCAGTCCAATAAGAGCTCAAGTGATATCAGACCTCAGAGTCTGTAAACCTTTAGcccaatgtgtaatattttatcagtacttaatgatgaacagagaacaaaaccagtctgttattaacgttgtacaacaaaaatatagattcactacagctgcttataaatacaaatacacttaACAGCTTAAAatctccaaaatccacagaaaggttccaaagaacgaaacctgacgtctcttcaacagtaacggtgataaacctgaccgaccgtcacgtgcaaccgtctttgtgttcaccgtctgtttttaccacatccaccatcttctgatgcagtgaaccagacaaaaaactgtgTCTATTATTCAACtacaacagattaacaacaatcatGACCCAAAaaccagaggtttgtgtaaagatgattagaggaactattaacacacattaatccaaacagtgcagttcagtgttacattaaaataataaaccatgcagtaatacatttataaataaaaatactcactcagctactctggaggctttgaccactggcagcagcctcaGAAGACCTTCATCTGATGgatcatatttatacaaataaaactcatccagctcctgttctgagcttagtaacacaaacaccagagctgaccactgagctgGAGAGATTCTATTTCCAATGAGACGActgtaaactcctctgttcaggtaagtttgtacttcctgcactagtgaatgatcattcagttcattcagacagtggaacagattgatggatttctctggagatggattctccctgatcttctccttgatgtactccactgtttcctgtttgctgtgagatctgcttcctgtctgtggcattaagccTCGTAAGAGCGTCTGATTGGACTCCaatgagagacccagaaggaagcggaggaacaggtccaggtgtccattctcactctgtaaggccttgtctactgaactcctgaggagatcagacatgtttgacttcctgaaaagatcagacagatcagaggtttgatgttctgttacatttctgctgatgaaggagagaaacatgtataaagcagccagaaactcctgaacactcagatgtacgaagctgaacaccttctccAGGTGAAgaccaaactcctctctgaagatctgggtacacactcctgagtacactgtcacttctctgacatcaatgccacactctctcaggtcttcctcatagaagatcaggtttcctttctccagctggtggaaagccagttttcccagtgccatgatactctctctggtctgctgaggatcagggtcacatttctgatggtacttttggtccttgtgtttgatctgaaagatcaggaagtgtgtgaacatttgagtcagagtcttggggatctctccaccctctgcttcacccaacattctctctagaacagtggctgagatccagcagaagactgggatgtggcacatgatgtagaggcttcttgaagacttcaggtgtcTGATGATTTTAgtggccaggctctgatcactgatcctcttcctgaagtactcctctttctgaggatcactgaagcctcgtatctctgttacctggtctacacactcaggagggatctgattggctgctcctggtcttgtggttatccagaggtgagcagagggaagcagattccccttgatgaggttcgtcagcagcacatccactgaggctgacgctgtcacatcacacaatctctcattcttctggaaatttagaggaagtcgacactcatccagaccatcaaagatcaacaccactttgtaggagtcacagttTATTGattctaattttcttttttctggtaAAAAATGCTGAAGAAGATTCATgagactgagattttgctgcttcatcagattcagctctctaaagggaagtggaaacatgaaggtgacgtcctgatttgcttttccttcagaccagtccagaatgaacttctgcacagagactgtttttccaattccagcaactcctttagtcagcacagttctgatggacttgtctttaaagagatcattacatttgatgggtttctcctgtgttgctggtctcctggacgctgtctcaatctgtctcacttcatgttcattattgacgtctccactccaaccctctgtgatgtagagctctgtgtagatctcattcagaagtgctgagcttccaggctgtgagattccttcattaattctttcaCACTTCTCTTTCAGCTTGGATTTCAACTTTGGCTGAGACACAGAACCTACAgactctaataaacaaagtagtaacatgttttaatgtaaaatcaCTGAGctcaatataaaatgtaaatgtatttcagTTCCTGCTGTTCGTTCCTGATTGATGTACTAAATATTACTGAAGGATCAGGACCATTGTACAGAGTAACCAcaagctggaccatgaacagaacagaaaagcagcagATTAACATGAtactaaaattacatttaaaactaaaagtgttcatatctaaaactatttcctctctctaaagtgaagctgatggaataaagtcatgactcagagctcttactgttgtgcagtgtgttagcgagatctgtgtggttcatgttcttcaggacgtgcagtgttatcttcagcgctccctctctgacactgtgcagatcctcctcatcctccacctccctctcagtgcatgctgggtaatctggactcaggagc encodes the following:
- the LOC113662006 gene encoding NLR family CARD domain-containing protein 3-like isoform X2 codes for the protein MTSNMSVSGKQDLKNDERMMEGKRSDSPEPSCVSMKSDWSMEHPNNFRDRDNSTDVRPQKKKSNISKNQLDSIFEELEHKVITLIKNELKMFRKLLSPDYPACTEREVEDEEDLHSVREGALKITLHVLKNMNHTDLANTLHNKSVGSVSQPKLKSKLKEKCERINEGISQPGSSALLNEIYTELYITEGWSGDVNNEHEVRQIETASRRPATQEKPIKCNDLFKDKSIRTVLTKGVAGIGKTVSVQKFILDWSEGKANQDVTFMFPLPFRELNLMKQQNLSLMNLLQHFLPEKRKLESINCDSYKVVLIFDGLDECRLPLNFQKNERLCDVTASASVDVLLTNLIKGNLLPSAHLWITTRPGAANQIPPECVDQVTEIRGFSDPQKEEYFRKRISDQSLATKIIRHLKSSRSLYIMCHIPVFCWISATVLERMLGEAEGGEIPKTLTQMFTHFLIFQIKHKDQKYHQKCDPDPQQTRESIMALGKLAFHQLEKGNLIFYEEDLRECGIDVREVTVYSGVCTQIFREEFGLHLEKVFSFVHLSVQEFLAALYMFLSFISRNVTEHQTSDLSDLFRKSNMSDLLRSSVDKALQSENGHLDLFLRFLLGLSLESNQTLLRGLMPQTGSRSHSKQETVEYIKEKIRENPSPEKSINLFHCLNELNDHSLVQEVQTYLNRGVYSRLIGNRISPAQWSALVFVLLSSEQELDEFYLYKYDPSDEGLLRLLPVVKASRVADLIGCNLTEESCRVLSSVLSSNSSSLRILDLTNNKLQDSGVKLLCDGLKDQNCRLQILRMESCSITYEGCAALASALRSNSSSHLRVLDLKDNNPGESGAKLLSDLLKDPHCKLETLHI
- the LOC113662006 gene encoding NACHT, LRR and PYD domains-containing protein 4C-like isoform X1; this encodes MMEGKRSDSPEPSCVSMKSDWSMEHPNNFRDRDNSTDVRPQKKKSNISKNQLDSIFEELEHKVITLIKNELKMFRKLLSPDYPACTEREVEDEEDLHSVREGALKITLHVLKNMNHTDLANTLHNKSVGSVSQPKLKSKLKEKCERINEGISQPGSSALLNEIYTELYITEGWSGDVNNEHEVRQIETASRRPATQEKPIKCNDLFKDKSIRTVLTKGVAGIGKTVSVQKFILDWSEGKANQDVTFMFPLPFRELNLMKQQNLSLMNLLQHFLPEKRKLESINCDSYKVVLIFDGLDECRLPLNFQKNERLCDVTASASVDVLLTNLIKGNLLPSAHLWITTRPGAANQIPPECVDQVTEIRGFSDPQKEEYFRKRISDQSLATKIIRHLKSSRSLYIMCHIPVFCWISATVLERMLGEAEGGEIPKTLTQMFTHFLIFQIKHKDQKYHQKCDPDPQQTRESIMALGKLAFHQLEKGNLIFYEEDLRECGIDVREVTVYSGVCTQIFREEFGLHLEKVFSFVHLSVQEFLAALYMFLSFISRNVTEHQTSDLSDLFRKSNMSDLLRSSVDKALQSENGHLDLFLRFLLGLSLESNQTLLRGLMPQTGSRSHSKQETVEYIKEKIRENPSPEKSINLFHCLNELNDHSLVQEVQTYLNRGVYSRLIGNRISPAQWSALVFVLLSSEQELDEFYLYKYDPSDEGLLRLLPVVKASRVADLIGCNLTEESCRVLSSVLSSNSSSLRILDLTNNKLQDSGVKLLCDGLKDQNCRLQILSLWDCDLTEESCRVLSPVLRSNSCSLRKLDLSYNKLQDSGVKLLCHVLKDPHCTLEILGMESCSITYEGCAALASALRSNSSSHLRVLDLKDNNPGESGAKLLSDLLKDPHCKLETLHI